Proteins co-encoded in one Astatotilapia calliptera chromosome 18, fAstCal1.2, whole genome shotgun sequence genomic window:
- the apoda.1 gene encoding apolipoprotein Da, duplicate 1, which translates to MKLPLALVFALTLPIIRAQVPHWGPCPEPAVQPAFSLKQFMGRWFEIAKLPAQFEKGRCIETNFTLTTSNSIRVVSSEILKGEMKKIEGIGVVEDIKNPAKLGISYSYVLPYSPYWILSTDYVNSALVYSCTDILRLFHVDFAWILGRTRTLPESTIEKAKEIFANNNIDVSRMIPSRQMGCEKTL; encoded by the exons ATGAAGCTACCTTTGGCTCTGGTGTTTGCACTCACCCTCCCCATCATCAGGGCTCAGGTTCCCCACTGGGGCCCGTGTCCAGAGCCTGCTGTTCAACCCGCCTTCAGCCTTAAACAG TTCATGGGGAGATGGTTTGAAATTGCCAAACTGCCAGCCCAGTTTGAGAAAGGCCGCTGCATTGAAACCAATTTCACTTTGACGACGAGCAACTCCATTCGAGTGGTCAGCTCTGAAATACT aaaaggagaGATGAAGAAAATCGAAGGGATCGGGGTCGTAGAGGATATAAAGAATCCAGCCAAGCTGGGAATAAGTTATTCCTACG TCCTTCCCTACTCCCCTTATTGGATCCTGTCTACTGACTACGTGAATTCGGCCTTGGTGTATTCATGCACTGACATCCTCAGGCTCTTCCACGTCGACTTCGCCTGGATCCTGGGGCGAACACGCACCCTGCCAGAATCCACCATCGAGAAAGCCAAAGAGATCTTTGCAAACAACAACATCGACGTGAGCAGGATGATCCCCAGCAGGCAGATGGGCTGTGAAAAAACGCTGTGA